In Patescibacteria group bacterium, a single window of DNA contains:
- the atpD gene encoding F0F1 ATP synthase subunit beta: MKNSGKVVSIKGQIVEVHFQDEQPRIYDILVFEDKDKKVLSKMEVSSSSVDSTYYCLALGKTTDLYRGAIVRNTNEGVVFPVSQNILGRVVNLFGEPLDALGDVKSDKFMPIHKETSLDVSQLKSTELLETGIKIIDLFTPLTKGGKMGLFGGAGVGKTVLLSEILHNVVQLKEKESASVFAGVGERSREAIELQEVLTKTGAIKDSTLIFGTMGEDPATRFLSAYSAVTLAEYYRDFLKRNVLFFIDNVFRLAQAGNELSVLTNTIPSEDGYQSTLESEMANFHERLISNDKGTITSIEAIYVPADDLLDHGVQSIFPYLDSDVVLSRNLYKQGFLPAVDIVSSNSSALNPEIVGEEAYNTAIEAKSLLKRAENLERIVSLVGEGELSEEDQTIFKRAHKIRNFMTQSFFATESQKNQPGKFVTREACVNDVRSILSGKFDNVPEEKFLYLGTLSEIKL; this comes from the coding sequence ATGAAAAATTCTGGCAAAGTTGTAAGCATTAAAGGTCAAATAGTTGAGGTTCATTTTCAGGATGAACAGCCTCGTATTTATGACATCTTGGTATTTGAAGACAAAGATAAAAAAGTTTTATCCAAGATGGAAGTTTCTTCTTCAAGTGTTGATAGTACTTATTATTGTTTAGCTCTTGGTAAAACTACAGATCTCTACAGAGGAGCAATTGTACGTAACACTAATGAAGGAGTTGTGTTTCCTGTTAGTCAAAATATCTTGGGAAGAGTGGTCAACTTATTTGGAGAGCCTCTTGATGCATTAGGTGACGTTAAAAGTGATAAATTTATGCCAATCCATAAAGAAACTTCTTTGGATGTTAGTCAGTTAAAGTCTACCGAACTTTTAGAAACTGGAATAAAAATTATTGATTTATTTACACCATTAACTAAAGGAGGCAAGATGGGTTTGTTTGGAGGAGCTGGAGTTGGTAAAACAGTTTTGCTATCAGAAATATTACACAATGTTGTTCAACTTAAAGAAAAAGAATCAGCATCTGTATTTGCTGGAGTTGGGGAAAGATCGCGTGAGGCAATAGAATTACAAGAAGTCTTAACAAAAACTGGTGCAATTAAAGACTCAACTTTGATATTTGGGACAATGGGAGAAGATCCTGCAACAAGATTCTTATCAGCTTATTCTGCTGTAACTCTTGCCGAATACTATCGCGATTTCCTAAAGCGAAACGTCTTGTTTTTTATTGATAATGTTTTTCGTCTGGCCCAAGCTGGTAACGAACTTTCAGTTTTAACAAATACCATCCCTTCTGAAGATGGTTATCAATCAACCCTTGAATCAGAAATGGCCAACTTCCATGAAAGACTAATATCAAACGATAAAGGGACAATAACTTCAATTGAAGCTATTTATGTACCCGCAGACGATCTTCTTGATCATGGTGTCCAATCAATTTTTCCATATCTTGATTCAGACGTTGTTTTATCTAGAAATCTTTACAAGCAAGGCTTCCTTCCGGCGGTAGACATTGTCAGTTCTAATTCATCAGCGTTAAACCCTGAAATTGTAGGTGAAGAAGCTTACAATACCGCAATTGAAGCAAAATCTTTATTAAAAAGAGCAGAAAATCTAGAAAGAATCGTTTCATTGGTTGGAGAAGGTGAATTGTCAGAAGAAGATCAAACTATATTCAAAAGAGCTCATAAGATACGTAATTTCATGACCCAAAGCTTCTTTGCAACAGAAAGTCAGAAAAATCAGCCTGGTAAATTTGTAACGAGAGAAGCCTGTGTCAACGATGTACGCTCAATTTTATCTGGAAAATTTGATAATGTTCCTGAGGAGAAATTTCTTTATCTTGGTACCTTATCAGAAATTAAGCTCTAA